A single genomic interval of Oceanithermus profundus DSM 14977 harbors:
- a CDS encoding VWA domain-containing protein, which produces MGFEQPGFLFALALLFGVREPLLRLVVLLLVLGAAGPTLPLEHERTVVLIDQSPSAPAEASRIAAELAAPGTRFWAFAERAEPLPGPDARRNDLGRRTLVQPALDAVLAHAPDRIVLISDGLWSGRVYSPVPVYALHVAPRPNARIARLIAPAAPRLGETVEVRAVIESTEPTTARLSFQGGGTTTRYERRLPAGTSSVPYRFELERRTTVRVRLETPIGRDRAEVTLDPLGPGRVLVVDDPAAAAYLGAAGWTVTEGTPADLAEVPELLVIGGPAEAWNVADRARLERYLRQGGAALWTATPKGLFFGGWQRTLLAEKIPLEPEPQEGAALVLVLDVSGSMGLGAPSKLARAVEGARKLVDAAGPEDTLGIVTFASRSRWLLAPKAMTYRAKREAETRLDALEARGGTQLATAYAAAAEALEPLDARTRWILVLSDGQLEDDPQRTLARARQAAARGVKTLTLALGADADRPFLARLAREGGGRFLDLADPAALPQVLALLGEEAFKPPVVEGRFRLQLREHPVTQGLRELAPVPVLLPARAPGWAQVVVQTAAGRPLLTLGEVEGGRVAALATDLGRSWKDDPGAARLLAQLARWLTATPARPRYDWSTTDAGPVLWVYGRFDPLPLAQWAGRVEPLEPTAPFTFRLRLPRGFSGSVRVTSGDRTVFTVSAPKPSEWPAVDGAERLRELARDSGGAWLTEPAELPAPGRKPTPVGSYLWALALALFLLQRWRERAAHPKGVPEVG; this is translated from the coding sequence CCGTGGTGCTGATCGACCAAAGCCCTTCGGCCCCCGCCGAAGCCAGCCGCATCGCGGCCGAGCTCGCAGCCCCCGGCACCCGCTTCTGGGCCTTCGCCGAGCGCGCCGAGCCGCTGCCCGGGCCCGACGCCCGGCGCAACGACCTGGGCCGGCGCACACTGGTGCAGCCCGCCCTGGACGCGGTTCTCGCGCACGCGCCCGACCGCATCGTGCTGATCTCGGACGGCCTCTGGAGCGGCCGGGTCTACAGCCCCGTACCCGTCTACGCCCTGCACGTCGCCCCGCGGCCGAACGCCCGGATCGCGCGGCTGATCGCCCCGGCGGCACCCAGACTCGGGGAGACGGTGGAGGTGCGCGCCGTGATCGAGAGCACCGAGCCCACCACGGCGCGGCTGAGCTTTCAGGGCGGAGGAACGACGACCCGTTACGAACGCCGGCTGCCGGCGGGAACCAGCTCGGTGCCCTACCGCTTCGAACTGGAACGGCGCACCACCGTGCGCGTGCGGCTGGAGACGCCCATCGGCCGCGACCGCGCCGAGGTGACGCTCGACCCACTGGGCCCGGGGCGGGTGCTGGTGGTGGACGACCCGGCGGCGGCCGCCTACCTGGGGGCGGCGGGCTGGACGGTGACCGAGGGAACCCCCGCCGACCTGGCCGAGGTGCCCGAACTGCTGGTGATCGGCGGCCCCGCGGAGGCCTGGAACGTTGCGGACCGGGCGCGGCTCGAGCGCTACCTCCGCCAGGGCGGCGCGGCGTTGTGGACCGCGACCCCCAAGGGCCTCTTCTTCGGCGGCTGGCAGCGCACCCTGCTGGCCGAAAAGATCCCCCTGGAGCCCGAGCCCCAGGAGGGCGCGGCGCTCGTGCTGGTCCTGGACGTCTCGGGGTCGATGGGCCTTGGCGCGCCCAGCAAGCTGGCGCGCGCGGTCGAGGGGGCGCGCAAACTCGTGGACGCGGCCGGACCCGAAGACACCCTGGGCATCGTCACCTTCGCCTCGCGCAGCCGCTGGCTGCTCGCGCCCAAGGCCATGACCTACCGCGCGAAGCGCGAAGCGGAGACCCGCCTGGACGCGCTCGAGGCCCGCGGCGGCACCCAGCTCGCCACGGCCTACGCCGCCGCCGCCGAGGCGCTGGAGCCCCTCGACGCGCGCACCCGCTGGATCCTGGTCCTTTCGGACGGCCAGCTCGAGGACGATCCCCAGCGCACGCTGGCGCGGGCCCGCCAGGCGGCCGCCCGGGGGGTCAAGACCCTCACCCTGGCGCTGGGCGCCGACGCCGACCGTCCCTTCCTGGCGCGGCTGGCCCGCGAGGGCGGGGGGCGCTTCCTGGACCTGGCCGACCCCGCGGCGCTGCCGCAGGTGCTGGCGCTCCTGGGCGAGGAGGCCTTCAAGCCCCCCGTGGTCGAAGGCCGTTTCCGCCTCCAGCTGCGCGAACACCCCGTCACCCAGGGGCTGCGGGAGCTCGCCCCGGTCCCGGTGCTGCTGCCGGCGCGTGCGCCGGGATGGGCCCAGGTCGTCGTGCAGACGGCCGCAGGGCGGCCCCTGCTCACCCTGGGCGAGGTCGAGGGCGGCCGCGTCGCGGCGCTGGCCACCGACCTCGGGCGCAGCTGGAAGGACGACCCCGGGGCCGCGCGGCTGCTCGCGCAGCTGGCGCGCTGGCTCACCGCGACCCCCGCCCGTCCGCGCTACGACTGGTCCACCACGGACGCGGGGCCCGTCCTTTGGGTCTACGGACGTTTCGACCCGCTGCCGCTGGCCCAGTGGGCGGGGCGGGTGGAGCCGCTCGAGCCCACCGCCCCCTTCACCTTCCGCCTCCGGCTGCCCCGCGGCTTCTCGGGCAGCGTGCGCGTCACCAGCGGCGACCGCACCGTCTTCACCGTTTCCGCCCCCAAGCCCAGCGAGTGGCCCGCGGTCGACGGCGCCGAGCGCCTGCGCGAACTCGCCCGCGACTCGGGCGGCGCCTGGCTCACGGAGCCCGCCGAGCTGCCGGCGCCCGGGCGCAAACCGACGCCCGTCGGTTCCTACCTCTGGGCGCTGGCGCTGGCGCTCTTCCTGCTGCAGCGCTGGCGCGAACGCGCGGCCCACCCCAAGGGCGTGCCGGAGGTAGGCTAG
- a CDS encoding S8 family serine peptidase: MRRLAAVLLPALLAACSSGLPEAPRDLTLNFDGRGTLNLPVPDGTIWRIQGPEGLRVEPAQGIGPAVLALEAPLERAPNLPAERFTLEWRGDLQGTLTVRWPLVRVEGRVVEPPAARAGLDLPARPLPEPAPAPAPTRVLVRYRDAGAAPLGAKSAGTPTLRVLETADAAALLARLQSDPNVVWAEPDGTVRALGEPSDEYYPLEWHLRRTGARWAYLDGYPRSVTVAVIDTGVRYDHPDLTDRLWGPADGAYDFVEGDPDPTDPGDNRNPQAGSHGTHVTGIIAARTGVNPLPPACYDPNGDPICSETGLAGLAWPADVKVLPLRVLDETGNGSFSAVAAAIRYAAGLPVEWEGQTLSNPHPAQVINLSLGATLFSNAMCEAVADARAAGALVVAAAGNSGGTAYFYPASCPGALSVAAVDNAAGEPRPTWYSQHNDRVALSAPGGDVQQDADGDGYPDGVLSTTWNFQTQRPNYAFYMGTSQASPQVAAALALLLAQDPGRSTEAALERLTATATDLGPPGRDAYYGYGFLNLPQALALELPPGPYRVRFRGPFERWVTPDADGNFAVYLPSAPYAVVACRDDTANGFCDRGEPRTEASVQVAPEPLFRMPALTLP, encoded by the coding sequence ATGCGCCGCCTTGCCGCCGTGCTGCTGCCCGCGCTGCTGGCCGCCTGCTCGAGCGGCCTGCCGGAAGCGCCCCGGGACCTGACGCTCAACTTCGACGGGCGCGGGACCCTGAACCTGCCGGTCCCCGACGGAACGATCTGGCGGATCCAGGGTCCGGAGGGGCTGCGCGTGGAGCCCGCCCAGGGCATCGGCCCCGCCGTGCTGGCCCTGGAGGCCCCGCTCGAGCGCGCCCCCAACCTCCCCGCCGAGCGTTTCACGCTCGAGTGGCGGGGGGACCTGCAGGGAACGCTCACCGTCCGCTGGCCGCTGGTGCGCGTGGAGGGCCGCGTCGTCGAACCCCCCGCGGCGCGCGCGGGTCTGGACCTGCCCGCCCGCCCGCTTCCGGAGCCCGCCCCCGCCCCCGCCCCCACCCGCGTGCTCGTGCGCTACCGCGACGCCGGAGCCGCCCCTCTGGGGGCGAAGTCCGCGGGAACGCCGACGCTGCGGGTCCTGGAGACGGCCGACGCGGCGGCGCTGCTCGCGCGGCTGCAAAGCGACCCCAACGTGGTCTGGGCCGAGCCCGACGGCACGGTCCGGGCCCTGGGCGAGCCGAGCGACGAGTACTACCCGCTCGAGTGGCACCTGCGCCGCACCGGGGCGCGCTGGGCCTATCTGGACGGCTACCCCCGCAGCGTCACCGTCGCCGTCATCGACACCGGCGTGCGCTACGACCACCCCGACCTCACCGACCGCCTCTGGGGCCCGGCGGACGGGGCCTACGACTTCGTCGAAGGCGACCCCGACCCCACCGATCCCGGCGACAACCGCAACCCCCAAGCCGGCAGCCACGGAACCCACGTGACCGGGATCATCGCCGCCCGCACGGGCGTGAACCCGCTGCCTCCCGCGTGCTACGACCCGAACGGCGACCCCATCTGTTCGGAAACCGGGCTCGCGGGCCTGGCCTGGCCGGCGGACGTCAAGGTTCTGCCCTTGCGCGTGCTCGACGAAACGGGCAACGGCAGCTTCAGCGCCGTGGCCGCCGCCATCCGCTACGCCGCCGGGCTGCCCGTGGAATGGGAGGGGCAGACGCTCAGCAATCCCCACCCGGCCCAGGTCATCAACCTGTCGCTGGGGGCCACGCTGTTCTCCAACGCCATGTGCGAGGCCGTCGCCGACGCCCGCGCCGCGGGGGCGCTCGTCGTGGCCGCCGCGGGGAACAGCGGCGGAACGGCCTACTTCTACCCGGCGAGCTGCCCGGGCGCCCTCTCCGTGGCCGCGGTGGACAACGCCGCGGGCGAACCCAGACCCACCTGGTACAGCCAGCACAACGACCGCGTCGCCCTCAGCGCCCCGGGCGGCGACGTCCAGCAGGACGCCGACGGGGACGGTTACCCCGACGGCGTGCTCTCGACGACCTGGAACTTCCAGACGCAGCGGCCGAACTACGCCTTCTACATGGGCACCTCGCAGGCGAGCCCCCAGGTGGCGGCGGCGCTGGCGCTGCTGCTCGCGCAGGACCCCGGCCGCAGCACCGAGGCGGCCCTCGAACGGCTCACCGCCACGGCCACCGACCTGGGCCCGCCCGGCCGCGACGCGTACTACGGCTACGGCTTCCTCAACCTTCCGCAGGCCCTGGCGCTGGAGCTGCCCCCGGGCCCTTACCGCGTGCGCTTCCGGGGCCCCTTCGAGCGCTGGGTCACCCCCGACGCCGACGGCAACTTCGCCGTCTACCTGCCCAGCGCCCCCTACGCGGTCGTCGCCTGCCGCGACGACACCGCCAACGGCTTTTGCGACCGGGGCGAGCCGCGAACCGAGGCCTCCGTCCAGGTCGCCCCCGAGCCCCTTTTCCGCATGCCCGCCTTAACCCTGCCTTAA
- a CDS encoding S8 family serine peptidase, giving the protein MYRKVGTALLFLLFVLAGCRINTPPEIVSFTAAPTTGYAPLSVQFTVSALDPDGDTLSCTLNFGDGTTPAQFACGSLLTVLHSYDVGSFTATLTVSDGRGGTASAGTQITASAPTPPADACPAPGSLSLALQAPAGDAAPSGMGRFDGVAYVPGELLVLRPDGVTLQSAEVAALEAELGLERLSAPGLDGWIRYRTEAGGEAEAARRILASGLGVYVQPNYRYGPLYTPNDTLFATYQQDQFGLMQITQGWDLLLSGGCRPVVGVIDSGVANDHPDLAAHVIFGYDFSDGDDDPYPAAGDDHGTFVASIVAAETNNAQGMAGSTNNLAYVMPLKVFPNGTSATIADAVDWARQRGAHVLNLSLCLLDSSGTACADMTASPDATIEAALQAAYNQGVVSLAASGNFNDSFVGYPASSQYTIAVGATDNGDPNTSTPPARASFSNYGSDLDVVAPGVNVIGAGIPTINDAEPYLQGDGTSFATPYAAGVAALYISQYYAKNAGLPTPGQVTTCLRSAAQDLDPAGVDVETGAGLVRADRVLDTVTNAYGCY; this is encoded by the coding sequence ATGTACAGGAAAGTCGGTACCGCCCTGCTCTTTCTGCTGTTCGTCCTGGCGGGATGTCGCATCAACACCCCGCCCGAGATCGTTTCGTTCACCGCCGCGCCGACGACGGGGTACGCCCCGCTGTCGGTGCAGTTCACCGTCTCGGCCCTCGACCCGGACGGGGACACGCTCAGCTGCACCCTGAACTTCGGGGACGGGACGACCCCGGCCCAGTTCGCCTGCGGCAGCCTGTTGACGGTGCTGCACAGCTACGACGTGGGCAGCTTCACCGCGACGCTCACGGTCAGCGACGGGCGCGGCGGCACCGCCAGCGCCGGCACCCAGATCACGGCCAGCGCCCCCACGCCCCCTGCGGACGCCTGCCCCGCCCCGGGGAGCCTGAGCCTGGCGCTCCAGGCTCCGGCCGGGGACGCGGCGCCCTCGGGCATGGGGCGGTTCGACGGGGTGGCCTACGTCCCCGGCGAGCTGCTGGTGCTGCGCCCCGACGGCGTGACGCTGCAAAGCGCGGAGGTGGCGGCGCTGGAGGCCGAGCTGGGGCTCGAGCGCCTGTCCGCCCCCGGCCTGGACGGCTGGATCCGCTACCGCACCGAAGCCGGCGGCGAGGCCGAAGCGGCCCGGCGCATCCTCGCGAGCGGTCTGGGTGTCTACGTTCAGCCCAACTACCGCTACGGCCCCCTCTACACCCCGAACGACACCCTCTTCGCGACCTACCAGCAAGACCAGTTCGGCCTCATGCAGATCACCCAGGGCTGGGACCTGCTCCTCTCCGGCGGCTGCCGCCCGGTGGTGGGCGTGATCGACTCGGGCGTGGCCAACGACCACCCCGACCTCGCCGCCCACGTGATCTTCGGCTACGACTTCTCGGACGGCGACGACGACCCCTACCCGGCGGCGGGCGACGACCACGGCACTTTCGTGGCCAGCATCGTGGCCGCCGAGACCAACAACGCCCAGGGCATGGCGGGCAGCACGAACAACCTGGCCTACGTCATGCCGCTCAAGGTCTTCCCCAACGGCACGAGCGCCACGATCGCCGACGCCGTCGATTGGGCGCGCCAGCGGGGCGCGCACGTGCTCAACCTCAGCCTCTGCCTGCTCGACAGCAGCGGCACCGCCTGCGCCGACATGACCGCGAGCCCCGACGCCACCATCGAAGCCGCCCTGCAAGCGGCCTACAACCAGGGCGTCGTCAGCCTGGCGGCCTCGGGCAACTTCAACGACAGCTTCGTGGGCTATCCGGCGAGCTCGCAGTACACGATCGCGGTGGGGGCGACGGACAACGGCGACCCCAACACCAGCACGCCGCCCGCGCGCGCCAGCTTCTCGAACTACGGCAGCGACCTGGACGTGGTCGCGCCCGGGGTGAACGTCATCGGCGCGGGCATCCCCACGATCAACGACGCCGAACCCTACCTGCAAGGCGACGGCACCTCGTTCGCCACGCCCTACGCCGCGGGCGTCGCCGCGCTCTACATCAGCCAGTACTACGCCAAGAACGCCGGTCTGCCCACGCCCGGCCAGGTGACCACCTGCCTGCGCTCGGCCGCGCAGGACCTCGACCCTGCGGGCGTCGACGTCGAAACGGGAGCCGGGCTGGTGCGGGCCGACCGGGTGCTGGACACGGTCACGAACGCCTACGGCTGCTACTAG
- the lepA gene encoding translation elongation factor 4 — protein MQERIRNFSIIAHVDHGKSTLADRILQKTRAVSERQMREQFLDSLDLERERGITIKAAAVRLGYQAKDGEEYILNLIDTPGHVDFHYEVSRALAAVEGVLLVVDATQGVEAQTVANFFLALEHDHVIIPVINKIDLPSARPEEVALEIEETFDIPAEECIFASGKTGEGVDEVLEAVVRRIPPPQGDPDAPLKALIFDSIFDAYQGVVPYVRVFEGTVKPGDVIRIWSTGKTFEVDRTGVFRPGALERTEKLGPGEVGWLTAGIREIGDAQVGDTVTLDANPTDAPYPGFKPAKPVVFAGLYPVDTQEYNKLRDALEKLKLNDAALDFEPETSEALGFGFRVGFLGLLHAEIVQERLEREFDLNLIATAPSVIYKVTLKSGEEIEVHNPSDLPDPTLIEEIREPYVRLSVYTPEDYVGPIMQLLQEKRGQMVTMNYLGKRVELVYEVPFGEILYDFHDRLKSLSRGYASMDYEQIGYKPGDLVKVNILVNGEPVDALAFIAHRDKAQTIGRAIVEKLKDVIPRQQFAVPIQAAIGGKIIARSTVRALRKDVLAKCYGGDITRKKKLLEKQKEGKRRMKAIGKVEVPQEAFLAVLSAGKEEA, from the coding sequence GTGCAGGAGCGCATCCGCAACTTCTCCATCATCGCCCACGTGGACCACGGCAAGTCCACGCTGGCCGACCGCATCTTGCAGAAGACGCGCGCCGTCAGCGAGCGGCAGATGCGCGAGCAGTTCCTCGACTCGCTCGACCTCGAGCGCGAGCGCGGCATCACCATCAAGGCCGCGGCGGTGCGGCTCGGTTACCAGGCGAAAGACGGGGAAGAATACATTCTCAACCTGATCGACACCCCCGGCCACGTGGACTTCCACTACGAGGTCAGCCGCGCCCTGGCCGCGGTGGAGGGCGTGCTGCTGGTGGTGGACGCCACCCAGGGCGTCGAGGCGCAGACGGTGGCCAACTTCTTCCTGGCGCTCGAGCACGACCACGTCATCATCCCGGTGATCAACAAGATCGACCTCCCCTCGGCCCGCCCCGAGGAGGTGGCGCTGGAGATCGAAGAGACCTTCGACATCCCCGCCGAGGAGTGCATCTTCGCCAGCGGCAAGACCGGCGAGGGGGTGGACGAGGTGCTCGAGGCCGTCGTCCGGCGCATCCCCCCGCCGCAAGGCGACCCCGACGCGCCGCTGAAGGCGCTGATCTTCGACTCCATCTTCGACGCCTACCAGGGCGTGGTGCCCTACGTGCGCGTCTTCGAAGGCACCGTCAAGCCCGGGGACGTCATCCGCATCTGGTCCACCGGCAAGACCTTCGAGGTCGACCGCACCGGCGTCTTCCGCCCGGGGGCGCTCGAGCGCACCGAAAAACTGGGCCCCGGCGAGGTGGGCTGGCTCACCGCCGGCATTCGCGAGATCGGCGACGCCCAGGTCGGCGACACCGTCACCCTCGACGCCAACCCCACCGACGCCCCCTACCCCGGCTTCAAGCCCGCCAAACCGGTCGTCTTCGCCGGCCTCTACCCGGTGGACACCCAGGAGTACAACAAGCTGCGCGACGCGCTGGAGAAGCTAAAGCTCAACGACGCCGCGCTCGACTTCGAGCCCGAGACCTCCGAGGCGCTGGGCTTCGGCTTCCGCGTGGGCTTTCTGGGCCTGCTGCACGCCGAGATCGTGCAGGAGCGGCTCGAGCGCGAGTTCGACCTCAACCTCATCGCCACCGCCCCCAGCGTGATCTACAAGGTGACCCTGAAAAGCGGCGAGGAGATCGAGGTCCACAACCCCTCCGACCTGCCCGACCCCACCCTGATCGAGGAGATCCGCGAGCCCTACGTGCGCCTCTCGGTCTACACCCCCGAGGACTACGTGGGCCCGATCATGCAGCTTTTGCAGGAAAAGCGCGGTCAGATGGTCACCATGAACTACCTGGGCAAGCGGGTCGAGCTCGTCTACGAGGTGCCCTTCGGCGAGATCCTCTACGACTTCCACGACCGCCTCAAGTCGCTCAGCCGCGGCTACGCCAGCATGGACTACGAGCAGATCGGCTACAAGCCGGGCGACCTGGTCAAGGTGAACATCCTGGTCAACGGCGAGCCGGTGGACGCGCTGGCCTTCATCGCCCACCGAGACAAGGCCCAGACGATCGGCCGAGCCATCGTGGAAAAGCTGAAGGACGTGATCCCGCGCCAGCAGTTCGCGGTGCCCATCCAGGCCGCCATCGGCGGCAAGATCATCGCCCGCAGCACCGTGCGCGCGCTGCGCAAGGACGTGCTGGCCAAGTGCTACGGCGGCGACATCACCCGCAAGAAGAAGCTTTTGGAAAAGCAAAAAGAGGGCAAGCGCCGCATGAAGGCGATCGGCAAGGTCGAGGTGCCCCAGGAGGCCTTCCTGGCCGTGCTCTCGGCGGGCAAGGAAGAAGCCTAG
- a CDS encoding DUF3179 domain-containing protein, with the protein MKRMGWLAWALLGSALAQGAWQLLEIPREGPLVSLRAIEAGGPPPQGIPALGFGGSHNGAVEPSPPPRFESVEAARGWLDAREPVLVLELAGEARAYPLQIMIWHEIVNDVVAGRPVAVTYCPLCNSGLGFDRRLRLSDAQAERVRARNPEAALVRSGAGWTLEVTLGTSGLLYKSNLLMFDDATATLWSQILGRGVVGTLAGVRLEPLPVQLLAFEAFARAHPEGRVLSRATGYERNYGENPYFAYDAPEGRPFLFRGEPDARLPAMERVVAVRLGNEAVAYPYGLLRAARVVNDAVGGVPLVVFWSPGAASALDRARVARGRDVGAAGVFDRRIAGRELAFVWDGGGFVDLQTRSRWDLLGRAHAGPLAGRRLTPLTHDNTLWFAWAAFFRDTRVYGAGR; encoded by the coding sequence ATGAAACGAATGGGGTGGTTGGCGTGGGCGCTGCTGGGATCGGCGCTGGCGCAGGGCGCCTGGCAGCTGCTCGAGATCCCCCGGGAGGGACCGCTCGTCTCGTTGCGGGCGATCGAGGCGGGCGGCCCGCCGCCCCAGGGCATTCCCGCGCTGGGGTTCGGCGGCAGCCACAACGGCGCGGTGGAGCCGAGTCCGCCGCCGCGCTTCGAAAGCGTCGAAGCGGCCCGCGGCTGGCTGGACGCGCGGGAGCCGGTGCTGGTGCTCGAGCTCGCGGGCGAGGCCCGCGCCTACCCGCTGCAGATCATGATCTGGCACGAGATCGTCAACGACGTGGTGGCGGGCCGGCCGGTGGCCGTGACCTACTGTCCGCTGTGCAACAGCGGCCTGGGCTTCGACCGGCGCCTGCGCCTTTCGGACGCGCAGGCGGAGCGGGTGCGGGCGCGCAACCCCGAAGCCGCGCTCGTGCGGTCGGGCGCGGGCTGGACGCTCGAGGTCACCCTGGGCACCAGCGGCCTGCTCTACAAGTCGAACCTGCTGATGTTCGACGACGCCACGGCCACCCTCTGGTCCCAGATCCTGGGCCGGGGGGTGGTGGGGACGCTGGCGGGGGTGCGGCTCGAGCCCCTGCCGGTGCAGCTGCTGGCCTTCGAGGCCTTCGCGCGCGCCCATCCAGAGGGCCGGGTGCTTTCGCGCGCGACCGGCTACGAGCGAAACTACGGCGAGAACCCCTACTTCGCCTACGACGCCCCCGAGGGGCGGCCCTTCCTCTTTCGCGGCGAGCCCGACGCGCGCCTCCCCGCGATGGAGCGGGTGGTGGCCGTGCGGCTCGGGAACGAGGCCGTGGCCTATCCCTACGGCCTGCTGCGCGCGGCGCGGGTGGTCAACGACGCCGTTGGCGGGGTTCCGCTGGTCGTCTTCTGGAGCCCCGGCGCCGCCAGCGCGCTCGACCGCGCGCGCGTCGCCCGCGGCCGCGACGTGGGGGCGGCGGGCGTCTTCGACCGGCGGATCGCGGGCCGCGAGCTCGCCTTCGTCTGGGACGGCGGGGGTTTCGTGGACCTGCAAACGAGGAGCCGCTGGGACCTGCTGGGGCGGGCGCACGCCGGGCCCCTGGCGGGCCGCAGGCTCACGCCCCTGACCCACGACAACACCCTCTGGTTCGCCTGGGCGGCCTTCTTCCGGGACACGCGCGTCTACGGCGCGGGGCGCTAG
- a CDS encoding tyrosine phenol-lyase produces MSEKHVVTMGQQFGRRSWAEPWKIKMVEPIKTMSPEERQRAIEEAGYNTFLLRSEDVYIDLLTDSGTSAMSDRQWAALMLGDEAYAGSRNFYDLEEAIRTYYGYKYIVPTHQGRGAEHLISQVAIEPGQYVPGNMYFTTTKLHQELAGGKFVDVIIDEAHDPASLHPFKGNIDLAKLEDLIQRVGPEKIAYVSVAGTVNMAGGQPISMENIKAVRALTDKYGIRVYLDATRMMENAYFIQEREPGYEDKSVAEILKEFCSYTDGAWMSAKKDNLVNIGGWLALNHEDHFEAARNLVVVYEGLHTYGGMAGRDMAALAIGIQEAVQDDYVRARVGQVRYLGELLTDWGIPIVQPIGGHAIFLDARKIYEHIPQDQFPAQALAAHIYADSGVRGMERGVVSAGRNPETGEHNYPKLELVRLTIPRRVYTQAHMDVVAESVKAVFDRRHEAKGLRMVYEPKYLRFFQARFEPVA; encoded by the coding sequence ATGAGCGAGAAACACGTGGTCACCATGGGGCAGCAGTTCGGCCGCCGCTCCTGGGCCGAGCCCTGGAAGATCAAGATGGTCGAGCCCATCAAGACGATGAGCCCCGAGGAGCGCCAGCGCGCCATCGAGGAGGCGGGGTACAACACCTTCCTCCTACGCTCCGAGGACGTCTACATCGACCTGCTCACCGACTCGGGCACCAGCGCCATGTCCGACCGCCAGTGGGCGGCGCTGATGCTGGGCGACGAGGCCTACGCCGGCAGCCGCAACTTCTACGACCTGGAAGAGGCCATCCGCACCTACTACGGCTACAAGTACATCGTGCCCACGCACCAGGGCCGCGGCGCCGAGCACCTGATCAGCCAGGTGGCCATCGAACCCGGGCAGTACGTCCCCGGCAACATGTACTTCACCACCACCAAGCTGCACCAGGAGCTGGCCGGCGGCAAGTTCGTGGACGTGATCATCGACGAGGCCCATGACCCGGCCAGCCTGCACCCCTTCAAGGGCAACATCGACCTCGCCAAGCTGGAAGACCTGATCCAGCGCGTCGGGCCCGAGAAGATCGCCTACGTCAGCGTGGCCGGCACGGTTAACATGGCCGGCGGCCAGCCGATCAGCATGGAGAACATCAAGGCGGTGCGGGCGCTGACCGACAAGTACGGCATCCGGGTCTACCTCGACGCCACGCGGATGATGGAGAACGCCTACTTCATCCAGGAACGCGAGCCGGGGTACGAAGACAAGAGCGTCGCCGAGATCCTGAAGGAGTTCTGCAGCTACACCGACGGCGCCTGGATGAGCGCCAAGAAGGACAACCTGGTCAACATCGGCGGCTGGCTGGCGCTCAACCACGAAGACCACTTCGAGGCCGCCCGCAACCTGGTGGTGGTCTACGAGGGGCTGCACACCTACGGCGGGATGGCCGGGCGCGACATGGCGGCGCTGGCCATCGGCATCCAGGAGGCGGTGCAGGACGACTACGTGCGTGCCCGCGTGGGCCAGGTGCGCTACCTGGGCGAGCTGCTCACCGACTGGGGCATCCCCATCGTCCAACCCATCGGCGGCCACGCCATCTTCCTCGACGCCCGCAAGATCTACGAGCACATCCCCCAGGACCAGTTCCCCGCCCAGGCGCTCGCCGCCCACATCTACGCCGACTCGGGGGTGCGCGGAATGGAGCGCGGCGTGGTGAGCGCCGGCCGCAACCCCGAGACCGGCGAGCACAACTACCCCAAGCTCGAGCTCGTGCGCCTCACCATCCCCCGCCGCGTCTACACCCAGGCGCACATGGACGTGGTGGCCGAGTCGGTGAAGGCCGTCTTCGACCGCCGGCACGAGGCGAAAGGCCTCAGGATGGTCTACGAGCCCAAGTACCTGCGCTTCTTCCAGGCGCGCTTCGAGCCCGTGGCCTGA
- a CDS encoding HesB/IscA family protein, with amino-acid sequence METQTAVGLTVTEAAAAKLAEVLQQLEKPRAAVRVYAQGHGHHVQYGMSVDEHALDGDVVLQAGTVTIRVDPVSWTQLEGATIDWTAGEQGEGFVIQPARAHEGCGCGGGCGCGH; translated from the coding sequence ATGGAAACGCAGACCGCAGTGGGACTCACCGTGACCGAAGCGGCCGCGGCCAAGCTGGCCGAGGTGCTCCAGCAGCTCGAGAAACCCCGGGCCGCGGTCCGGGTCTACGCCCAGGGCCACGGCCACCACGTGCAGTACGGCATGAGCGTCGACGAACACGCGCTGGACGGCGACGTCGTGCTCCAGGCCGGCACGGTGACGATCCGCGTCGACCCCGTCAGCTGGACCCAGCTGGAGGGCGCGACGATCGACTGGACCGCAGGCGAACAGGGCGAAGGCTTCGTCATCCAGCCGGCCCGCGCCCACGAGGGCTGCGGCTGCGGCGGGGGCTGCGGTTGCGGCCACTGA